From one Pseudobdellovibrionaceae bacterium genomic stretch:
- a CDS encoding lysophospholipase, translated as MKRFETTFNGTKGTELFYQTWQVPNPVGTLVVTHGLAEHSECYHDFALVMTKAKWNVVGWDMRGHGRSEGKRGYVEDFGDYVSDLRLLSEHLFEQEKLAAKGPVVCFAHSMGGLIALRAMVNFGDMGYRAMALSAPLLGVGVDVPKAKEKIAQWAGRWLPKLTLYNEIRYEDLSRDEEVLKAYERDPLRHDKISPHVFLGMLENMQVVIGEAGQIQIPVLLQLSGHDKIVSTPVAENFFELLSTPKKYLQIYPDSYHEIYNDLDKDLAFRHLKEFLSELV; from the coding sequence ATGAAGCGATTTGAAACCACCTTTAATGGAACCAAGGGAACGGAGCTCTTTTACCAGACTTGGCAAGTGCCAAATCCGGTAGGAACTCTTGTCGTGACTCACGGACTTGCGGAACATAGCGAATGCTACCACGATTTTGCTCTGGTCATGACCAAAGCAAAGTGGAATGTCGTTGGTTGGGATATGCGCGGCCATGGCCGCTCGGAAGGCAAGCGGGGATACGTTGAAGACTTCGGCGATTATGTCAGCGATCTTAGACTTTTGTCGGAGCACCTGTTTGAACAGGAAAAGCTGGCGGCCAAGGGACCCGTGGTTTGTTTCGCTCACTCTATGGGTGGCTTGATTGCCCTAAGAGCCATGGTCAATTTTGGTGATATGGGGTATAGGGCGATGGCGTTGAGCGCGCCTCTTCTGGGCGTGGGAGTCGATGTCCCTAAGGCAAAAGAAAAGATCGCCCAGTGGGCTGGCAGGTGGCTACCCAAACTCACTCTTTACAATGAAATCCGTTATGAGGACCTTTCCCGGGATGAAGAAGTCCTTAAGGCCTATGAAAGAGACCCTCTCAGGCACGACAAAATCTCGCCTCATGTCTTTCTTGGTATGCTTGAGAACATGCAAGTGGTCATTGGTGAGGCGGGGCAGATACAAATTCCGGTTCTTTTGCAGTTGAGTGGCCACGACAAAATCGTCAGTACTCCGGTTGCCGAGAATTTTTTTGAGCTGCTTTCGACGCCAAAGAAATACCTCCAAATCTATCCGGACAGTTATCATGAGATCTATAACGATTTGGATAAGGACCTTGCCTTTCGCCATCTCAAGGAGTTCCTCAGTGAATTGGTGTAG